The DNA segment GGGCATCACTGCGGCCAGCAGCACTGAGATCCACGCCCAATTCCAGATCCAGCTCAAACCACTGGCCTTCCATGCGCTCAAAATCGAGCACCCCCACATGGGCCCAAAGCCGCAGGCCGCGCACCTGAATCGCATCGCTCACGGCAGGAAATTCAAAGGGGCAGGGGGCGATGGCTGAAATGGCGCAAGCCGCTGGCGTAATCGGCGGCGATATGGCCCTCACCGCGCAGCCGGTAGCGATAGGTCACCAAACCCTCCAGCCCAACTGGGCCGCGGGGGGGCATGGTTTGGGTGGAGATGCCCACCTCGGCGCCAAAGCCGTAGCGGAAGCCATCGGCGAAGCGGGTGGAGCAATTGAGATACACCCCGGCGCTGTTTACCGCAGCCAGGAAGCGGTCGGCCGTGGCGGCTTCTCCGGTACAGATCGCATCGGTGTGACGGGAGCCGTAACGGGCAATGTGCTGGAGCGCGTCCTCCAGATCGGCCACCACCTTCACGCTCAGAATCAGGTCGGAGTATTCGGTGCTCCAATCGTCGTCTGTGGCTGCATGGCTCACGCCCAGCTCAATGGCGGCGGCATCGCCGCGCAATTCAACCCCGGCGGCCCCGAAGGCCAGCACGGCCCTAGGCAGAAAATCAGCAGCTATCGCCGCATCAACCAGCAGGGTCTCGATCGCGTTGCAGGCTGCCGGATACTGGGTTTTGGAATCCAACGACACCTTCAGAGCCAGCTCAAGGTCGGCGGCCCGATCCACAAACAGATGGCAGATGCCATCGGCGTGACCCAGCACAGGAATCCGAGTGTTGTCCTGGATGAAGCGCACCAGGGCATTGGAGCCCCGGGGAATGATCAGGTCCACCAGCCCGTCGAGCTTCAGCAGCCCCAAGCTCTCCTCCCGGCTGGTGAGCAGCTCCAGGGCATCGGGTTGCACCGCACTGGCGGCAAGGCCACGGCGCAGCGCTGCATGGATGGCCTCACAGCTGCGGCTGGCTTCGCGGCCACCCTTGAGCAGGGCGCCGTTGCCGGAGCGAATTGCCAAGGAGGCGATCTGCATCACCGCATCTGGCCGCGCCTCAAAGATCACGCCCAGCACCCCCAGGGGCACCGTCAGCCGCTCCAGCACCAACCCCTCATCTAGCTCGGTGTGGAGCTGACGGCGGCCAACCGGATCGGCAAGCTCTGCCACCTGGCGCACTCCCGCGGTCGCCCCTGCCAATTTGGAACCATCAAGCTTGAGCCGTGCCACCAGCGCCGGCGCCAGCTCCTCGGCGGCAGCGGCCTCAAGATCGGCCTGGTTGGCGGCCAAAATGGCTTCACTGCTCTGCTCTAGGGCTTCTGCCATGGCCAGCACGGCCTGACGGCGCTGGCCATCGTCGAGTTGGCCCAGGGCCATGGCGCAGCGGCGCACTTGGGCGGCCCGGGCCAGCAGGTCTGGGGAGGGATCAGCAATCATCAAGCCATCATCCCAAGCTGGGCGCCAAACGTTGCAGCGCCAGGCGGGCCGCCCCCAGCCGGCCGGCTCCGTTGCCGAGGCTGCAGCGACGAATCGTCAGGCCCTCACGGCTGGCCGCCTGCACCCGCTGCTCCACCTCTTGCCACACCGCTGGCAGAAAGTGATCGCTGGCGCCGCTGAGGCCACCACCAATCAGCACTAGTTCCGGAGTAAGCACATAGAGCAGGGAGCTCAACCCTTGCCCCAGCAGCTGGCCGTAGGCC comes from the Cyanobium sp. Tous-M-B4 genome and includes:
- a CDS encoding glutamate-5-semialdehyde dehydrogenase → MIADPSPDLLARAAQVRRCAMALGQLDDGQRRQAVLAMAEALEQSSEAILAANQADLEAAAAEELAPALVARLKLDGSKLAGATAGVRQVAELADPVGRRQLHTELDEGLVLERLTVPLGVLGVIFEARPDAVMQIASLAIRSGNGALLKGGREASRSCEAIHAALRRGLAASAVQPDALELLTSREESLGLLKLDGLVDLIIPRGSNALVRFIQDNTRIPVLGHADGICHLFVDRAADLELALKVSLDSKTQYPAACNAIETLLVDAAIAADFLPRAVLAFGAAGVELRGDAAAIELGVSHAATDDDWSTEYSDLILSVKVVADLEDALQHIARYGSRHTDAICTGEAATADRFLAAVNSAGVYLNCSTRFADGFRYGFGAEVGISTQTMPPRGPVGLEGLVTYRYRLRGEGHIAADYASGLRHFSHRPLPL